tttgcatcattatttatttatgtgttatatatttaataattactaagtattattttaaaacaatctacatataaaaacttatttaagcttataaatacgggttcagtgctaattgctGTTTTAAAGAGtggaaaaaatatgcaaaatatattataaaattacccaataaggtATACATCTatattgaagtatataggaataaaaataaagttatttaacgcattaaaattattttttaatttatctatattaattacaaataatatagattTATGTATTTTGCATAGAAATGGAACAATTCAACTTATTTTGAAAGttttattttagaaaagactatattgtatattataagaaacaagtatatacaaatttaatatatttttaaaaggactatttatatgcttttaaggattatagtaataatgggtttcttaattgtttcgatttttgcattatattatttttgggACACCacttattaaaacaaaagatatgaagttttttattttctatattaaagcatatgtataagaAGATATATTCTAAACTCATTACATTGttgctttaatttttataataatgttatacCAGATGCTGtaagaatatatttttttgtataaaatacatcatatctatatttaatcaaaaatgtattaagtaACCCTCTATctaaggtaatttagctaattatcataaaaaggaataaaacttcatttagtaataatattattttattattctatattaatttaattattgaaaaacttataatatacTTAACTACATGtagttgttatatatagggtcAAAGTATTTGCGTCATATATTTGGTCACTGTGTATAAAAACGAAATGATTCTGCttaatttacaaatcaaaaataaaatcccattataatgaatgactatatggtatatgcatttttaataataattccctttacattttttgatattgtattatatataaatatcattaaactttattttataagagtTTAATTAacgtatatttttattatacttttataaatgttttcttagtgtgggAGGTTTcgtattttgataaattattttcccGATGAATTAAACGCATCTACAGAAAATGATATTCATAGTATAGGGGGGATTGTGAAATACTGCCCTAATGGAGATTCAAAAGACAAAAAATGCAATACTGATctcgaaaaaataaatgcttCATTGTTATGGTTGTTCGAGCAAAATATTGTTAAAAAGATTGATAGTTTAAATAAAGAACAGCCTAAAgtgtttattatatactttatgatatggttaagttatatgttaaccCTAAAGAAAGTTAAAAACATAAACAATCTAAAagaattttatgaaaatcatataaagaataatatgaattatattaattgttataataatgGTAAATCTTGTAGTGATtcattaaaagaaataacggggtatacaaattataaggaAACCATAGACAATGAAATACATTTTATGACTattgatattaataatatttctaaattttatgatgcatttaaattattatgtaatatgtataatgAAATTACTAAAGAAACTCCAGAATGcgataaatatatgaattatgctgatgaatttgttaaaaaatatgatgatcTTACCAGAAATTTTAACATTACTAAAGATGGTTCTTATAGTCAACTATTTTCTACTTTATTaactgattataataatttaaaaaatgaacataatGTTACTAAACATTGCAAATCTGTAACCCTTCCAGagataaatacaaaaaattctGAACATACTGAACATACTGAACATACTGAACTTCCCGAACATTCTGAAgttacatcatcaagttTGTCGATatcaaacaaaatatttatagttttatcgatattttcTGCAACACTAATTTTCTTTGGAATTGCATATaaagtaaataataaggaatttaaaaattattttaattaaatatatgcaaacgttaacaaaaaattaaacttttcttaaaatttttatattagtattcgttatttggatttcggaaacgatctcaaaaacatcgtttaagagaaaagctaaaaaaataaaggagAAAATGGATCGTTAATATTTGATTCGAAGAGTATTGACTATTTCagaaatagtaataatgattaatatattttaagaaactgtctattccgaagtaatttttgataatactttttgcataattttcatatagtttttatgttgcggaacccatattcgggttagagctaagtattatatctttatttaattttttataatttgaacactaattaaatatatgtatcatccctatatgtttaatatcgACTTTAAGcctaaatatgcaaccaaaaagtGGATATAATCATTAATGTGGAAGGGGTTATATAACgtattttataagttataatatatatagagtgttcatgccgatttaatatgattaaaaaaaattgtttatattgcatatattaattcatattatgatatatcataattatttattatataaagcttGTTAATCAtaactatattgaattatgcataacataatatgtttctttatttgacaaaacattttatttagtaaaacttattatttgtatcatatttgttttaatttaaattatattacgctagctgaactgtaataatagcattataTATGAGGTTGGGTATTAATTATAAGATGATTCATTTGTAAcaattgtctacattataatataccttcaggTCACAgagtatatttttattgttaattaaacatattaccaatatataatagatattcataaaatatagatacatataatatcgatcgagaatcgacaatataacattgtCTATAAAAGTCATGTTAcgcttctaacatttttagtaatacataaaaaattgctctatatatacaatattttttgaagttttaattgtagttactattatatttttgtgattcctttatatttgtattaaaattaattagtattaatagaagttgatttatatgcttaaatttatttataataaagatttaataatagattatcactatttatttttaaattttaaagatttgaagtatatataaattatattttgaaatgcttaaaaaataaaatataagtatattaataaagtttaatattatagatataatgcgttattattatgtggttatacatataatataataaaatactctaccaataactaatattgaaatattgatatattgtgaaaccttcatataattaaatattaatatgaattttatcaaaaagacgcataataatacattataaatgcatcatttttatatatttgttaaagatccaatttgTGATATgtgattttatattataaaaaactggataaataaagaaaattctAAAGAatcaattcatgttaaattccatattaacgcgTATTATTAGTGTTTAttgaataatcattttt
This genomic window from Plasmodium yoelii strain 17X genome assembly, chromosome: 7 contains:
- a CDS encoding PIR protein — its product is MNDYMCGRFRILINYFPDELNASTENDIHSIGGIVKYCPNGDSKDKKCNTDLEKINASLLWLFEQNIVKKIDSLNKEQPKVFIIYFMIWLSYMLTLKKVKNINNLKEFYENHIKNNMNYINCYNNGKSCSDSLKEITGYTNYKETIDNEIHFMTIDINNISKFYDAFKLLCNMYNEITKETPECDKYMNYADEFVKKYDDLTRNFNITKDGSYSQLFSTLLTDYNNLKNEHNVTKHCKSVTLPEINTKNSEHTEHTEHTELPEHSEVTSSSLSISNKIFIVLSIFSATLIFFGIAYKYSLFGFRKRSQKHRLREKLKK